A single genomic interval of Hyphomicrobium methylovorum harbors:
- a CDS encoding cation diffusion facilitator family transporter — translation MPRPEIEASRIAKLAAINIAVAFAVVAIKYAAYYVSGSVALFSDAVESIVNVMTAVAAFAAVRISAKPADDDHPFGHHKAEFLAAMFEGAMIAVAAVLILIKAHDAFVSGVTLEQSTLGIGLNIVATIVNGTWAWLLIQRGRLWRSPALVADGQHLFTDVITSVGVVIGLILAVITGWHVLDPLIAALVALNILWMGYRIATQSMSRLLDQAASPEIAAQICEIIAGNGHGALQAHDIRTRQAGRALFIEFHLVVPGTMSVEEAHEICDRLEHSIENAIKGSQVVIHVEPEHKAKPDDSGAVPI, via the coding sequence ATGCCCCGCCCCGAGATCGAAGCGTCGCGCATCGCCAAGCTGGCGGCGATCAACATCGCCGTTGCCTTTGCCGTCGTGGCTATCAAATACGCCGCTTACTACGTTTCGGGCTCGGTAGCGCTCTTCTCGGATGCCGTCGAAAGCATCGTCAACGTGATGACGGCCGTGGCCGCCTTCGCTGCGGTCCGCATCAGCGCCAAACCCGCCGACGATGACCATCCCTTCGGCCACCACAAGGCCGAGTTCCTGGCAGCGATGTTCGAAGGCGCAATGATTGCCGTTGCCGCCGTACTCATCCTGATCAAAGCACATGATGCGTTCGTCTCCGGCGTTACGCTGGAGCAATCGACGCTCGGCATCGGCCTCAATATCGTCGCCACGATTGTAAACGGCACCTGGGCATGGCTACTGATCCAACGCGGACGACTGTGGCGCTCACCCGCTCTTGTCGCCGACGGCCAGCATCTTTTCACAGACGTCATCACCTCGGTCGGCGTCGTCATCGGCCTGATCCTTGCGGTCATCACCGGCTGGCACGTCCTTGACCCGCTAATCGCAGCGCTCGTCGCCCTGAACATCCTTTGGATGGGCTATCGGATCGCCACGCAGTCCATGTCGCGCCTACTCGATCAGGCCGCGAGTCCAGAGATTGCTGCACAAATCTGCGAGATCATCGCCGGGAACGGACACGGCGCGCTACAGGCCCATGACATTCGAACACGTCAAGCGGGGCGCGCGTTATTCATAGAGTTTCATCTCGTGGTGCCCGGCACGATGTCGGTCGAGGAAGCGCACGAAATCTGCGACCGCCTAGAACACTCGATCGAAAATGCAATTAAAGGATCGCAGGTCGTCATCCACGTCGAGCCCGAGCACAAAGCGAAGCCTGACGATTCAGGAGCGGTCCCGATTTAG
- a CDS encoding TetR/AcrR family transcriptional regulator gives MWNYFHDGRKRHVISMGRRSAHSPEELRQLILDASKTIVEQNGISGLSAREIARIIGYSPGTLYNIFENLDDVLLSMQIQLLGRSVDHLHSVELGSDSEENVEALIQAYIDFALSNRHMWNVLFAHTLPATFTIPVSFTDHLNSLSDILRRALKPIDPNATDSELDLTAHSLFAAVHGMTAIAASGKSAILTPLTARSYAKQLSSTFLRGMRSRPA, from the coding sequence ATGTGGAATTATTTCCATGACGGGCGAAAAAGGCACGTAATTTCGATGGGACGGAGGTCTGCGCATTCTCCGGAAGAATTGAGACAACTTATTCTCGATGCTTCAAAAACAATCGTTGAGCAAAACGGTATTTCTGGTCTTTCTGCGCGTGAAATTGCGCGCATAATCGGCTATTCTCCAGGTACACTCTATAACATCTTTGAAAATCTCGACGATGTACTTCTGAGCATGCAAATTCAGCTGCTCGGCCGGTCAGTTGACCACCTCCACAGTGTAGAACTTGGTTCGGATAGTGAGGAGAATGTCGAAGCGCTGATCCAGGCGTACATCGATTTCGCTCTTTCGAACCGGCACATGTGGAACGTTCTGTTCGCTCACACCCTACCCGCGACCTTCACGATACCGGTATCCTTCACCGACCATTTGAATAGCCTCTCGGACATTCTCCGCCGCGCGCTGAAGCCGATCGATCCGAACGCCACGGACAGCGAACTCGATTTGACAGCTCACAGCCTCTTTGCAGCGGTGCATGGCATGACCGCGATTGCTGCCAGCGGTAAAAGCGCAATTCTGACGCCCCTCACCGCCCGATCCTACGCCAAGCAGCTGAGCTCGACGTTCCTCAGGGGGATGCGTTCTCGTCCGGCGTAG
- the cpaB gene encoding Flp pilus assembly protein CpaB → MKRAQLVGFSVALVAAGMAYYVASAFVQPPPAPVTVEKQVDSTEVLVAGTDIPVGQIVNEGHFRWVSWPVKATSRAYITKENGGLSRMREISGSVARSALLAGEPITAQKLIKAGQGGVLAAILPQGMRAISTKIKAETAAGSLILPNDHVDVILIRQMRSRGGKDQTISDTLFRNVRVIAIGQQIEIKEGKKAADMSASTATLELMPRQAEMMALANSMGEITLSLRSVADLSSDPERAGGLNLNKPEDNNSVRIVRYGAKSRVYGVN, encoded by the coding sequence ATGAAGCGGGCTCAACTTGTCGGTTTCTCAGTCGCGCTGGTTGCTGCCGGTATGGCCTATTACGTGGCGAGCGCGTTCGTGCAGCCGCCACCGGCACCGGTCACCGTCGAGAAGCAAGTCGACAGCACCGAAGTTCTCGTTGCCGGTACCGATATTCCGGTCGGGCAGATCGTGAATGAAGGTCACTTCCGCTGGGTTTCGTGGCCTGTGAAGGCGACGTCGCGCGCCTACATCACCAAAGAGAATGGCGGCCTTTCGCGGATGCGCGAGATTTCGGGATCTGTCGCGCGCTCGGCGCTGCTGGCGGGTGAACCGATTACCGCACAGAAGCTCATCAAGGCAGGTCAGGGTGGCGTTCTTGCCGCGATCCTGCCTCAGGGCATGCGCGCGATTTCGACCAAGATCAAAGCCGAGACGGCTGCTGGAAGCCTGATTCTTCCGAACGATCATGTCGACGTGATTTTGATCCGGCAGATGCGGAGCCGCGGCGGCAAGGATCAGACGATCTCCGACACTCTGTTCCGCAACGTTCGCGTCATTGCGATCGGGCAGCAGATCGAGATCAAGGAAGGTAAGAAGGCGGCCGATATGTCCGCTTCGACGGCCACGCTCGAACTGATGCCGCGTCAGGCTGAGATGATGGCTCTCGCGAATTCCATGGGTGAAATCACTCTGTCGCTCAGAAGCGTTGCCGACCTGTCGTCGGATCCTGAGCGTGCGGGTGGACTGAATCTCAATAAGCCCGAGGATAATAATTCAGTTCGTATAGTTCGGTATGGTGCCAAGTCGCGTGTGTATGGCGTGAACTGA
- a CDS encoding imelysin family protein, whose product MRSAISVRLAAIVATFAMMAFAVGSARAAETPPTHKEIVRAAIEKHILPHFDALKAATGPLPDAVRNVCKTGSPEARAALDTAFANVVTAYAGVDYMRFGPMAERGRRERLSFWPDPRGFVGRQLRLILLNKDPAVLEPGAIAKQSVAVQGLSALEVLIRDKAVPLGPGEAADYRCKLAEIIAKNIQTVAGEVTDAWEAPGGWRDTMEKAGPDNPVYKSDSEAAAETVKTLLMGMSLTSDLQIKPQIDPTLKLAGAYEKSGLQSAYYLASIASLKNLFDTLKLQAYLPEDKDWVMGWISGAWRAFLSTDGVGGRGPKAQEGRKTPPLREVFDKFVGMRKLITGELCPDARITVGFNELDGD is encoded by the coding sequence ATGCGAAGCGCGATATCTGTTCGTTTGGCGGCGATTGTCGCGACGTTTGCGATGATGGCGTTTGCCGTTGGAAGCGCTCGCGCGGCGGAGACGCCACCGACGCACAAGGAGATTGTGCGCGCTGCGATCGAGAAGCATATCCTTCCGCACTTCGATGCACTGAAGGCCGCCACCGGGCCGCTGCCTGACGCGGTCAGAAATGTCTGCAAAACAGGTAGTCCGGAAGCTAGAGCAGCGCTCGATACTGCGTTCGCGAATGTGGTTACGGCCTACGCGGGCGTCGATTACATGCGCTTCGGTCCAATGGCCGAGCGTGGCCGCCGCGAGCGGCTTTCATTTTGGCCCGATCCGCGCGGGTTCGTTGGCCGGCAGTTGCGGCTCATTCTTTTGAACAAAGATCCGGCGGTGCTGGAGCCCGGTGCAATCGCAAAGCAGAGCGTGGCGGTGCAGGGGCTTTCAGCGCTCGAAGTTTTGATACGCGATAAAGCTGTGCCGCTTGGACCGGGTGAGGCCGCGGACTATCGCTGTAAGCTTGCGGAAATCATCGCCAAGAACATTCAGACGGTCGCTGGCGAAGTGACCGACGCTTGGGAAGCGCCGGGCGGTTGGAGAGACACGATGGAGAAGGCCGGGCCAGACAACCCGGTTTATAAGTCCGATAGTGAGGCCGCGGCTGAAACGGTGAAGACGCTGTTGATGGGCATGTCGCTCACCTCGGATTTGCAGATCAAGCCGCAGATCGATCCGACATTGAAGCTCGCGGGGGCTTATGAAAAGTCCGGCTTGCAGAGCGCGTATTATCTGGCGTCGATCGCGTCTCTCAAGAATCTGTTCGATACGCTGAAGCTGCAGGCCTATCTCCCGGAAGACAAAGATTGGGTAATGGGTTGGATCAGCGGTGCGTGGCGCGCATTTCTATCGACCGACGGTGTCGGTGGACGAGGACCGAAGGCGCAAGAAGGACGCAAGACGCCGCCTCTGCGCGAAGTGTTCGATAAGTTTGTCGGCATGCGAAAACTGATTACCGGTGAACTTTGCCCAGATGCGCGCATTACGGTGGGATTCAATGAACTCGATGGCGATTGA
- a CDS encoding metal-dependent hydrolase — protein sequence MANFTTHIAVGTVVSGAMATLTLAADVVAPQNLVAVTLAGVLGSVLPDIDLKDSRPSRAMFAGLAIFFSFAVLFNAATKYSVAELWILWLGTLLFVRYGLHKAFHNLSVHRGVWHSILAAVFCAVATAIVFHHALGKPTGVSWLAAAFLFLGYLTHLTLDEMYSVDVMDTRLKASFGTALKLFDRRYLKASAAMAAATVGALLISPSTTTFVDGLTTRSLWTGLEQRLLPRDRWFGVLQGPHFARREAPAPGVVTGSVAKTPADVMEEAPAASSTPDVRLPEADHSESAAPVTVEPTPDENASP from the coding sequence ATGGCCAACTTTACGACGCACATCGCGGTTGGAACGGTGGTTTCGGGCGCTATGGCGACTCTGACGCTGGCTGCCGATGTGGTCGCGCCGCAGAATCTCGTCGCCGTGACGCTCGCAGGCGTGTTGGGATCTGTTCTGCCGGATATCGATCTTAAGGATTCGCGGCCCAGCCGCGCGATGTTCGCAGGGCTTGCCATCTTTTTCTCGTTCGCGGTGCTATTCAACGCGGCGACGAAGTATTCCGTGGCGGAGCTTTGGATCTTATGGCTCGGGACGCTGCTATTTGTGAGATACGGCCTGCATAAGGCGTTTCACAACCTCTCTGTCCATCGTGGCGTCTGGCATTCGATTTTGGCGGCAGTGTTCTGTGCTGTCGCTACGGCGATCGTATTTCATCACGCGCTTGGGAAGCCCACGGGCGTTTCGTGGCTGGCGGCGGCGTTCCTGTTTCTCGGCTACTTGACGCATCTTACGCTCGACGAAATGTATTCGGTCGATGTGATGGATACGCGGCTCAAGGCTTCATTCGGGACAGCGCTGAAGCTATTCGACCGTCGTTACCTCAAGGCCTCTGCAGCAATGGCAGCCGCTACGGTCGGCGCGTTGTTGATCTCTCCGTCGACGACGACGTTTGTCGATGGGCTGACAACGCGCAGTCTCTGGACCGGACTTGAGCAGCGTTTGCTGCCGCGCGATCGATGGTTTGGGGTTCTGCAAGGGCCGCATTTCGCGCGGCGTGAAGCTCCGGCGCCTGGCGTCGTTACGGGGTCTGTTGCGAAAACGCCTGCGGACGTAATGGAGGAAGCCCCGGCAGCCTCGAGCACGCCGGATGTTCGCCTGCCGGAGGCTGACCATTCCGAAAGCGCTGCCCCGGTTACGGTGGAGCCTACGCCGGACGAGAACGCATCCCCCTGA
- a CDS encoding A24 family peptidase, with amino-acid sequence MSIVVSLLLMTFPIAMTFAAANDLFTMKIPNRISAALILAFLAVAALTQMPLDVFGLHVAGAFCVLALTFALFAMNYLGGGDAKLMAAGALWMGSAYIVEYVASVTIFGGVLCLFLLAYRRMVPAEALGFPGWALRLNKEGGPVPYGIAIAAAGLLLFPQTDLFLTWMR; translated from the coding sequence ATGTCGATCGTCGTTTCGCTGCTTCTGATGACGTTTCCCATTGCGATGACATTTGCAGCGGCCAACGACCTTTTCACGATGAAGATCCCCAACCGGATCTCGGCCGCTTTGATCCTTGCCTTTCTGGCGGTCGCGGCTCTGACACAAATGCCGCTCGACGTGTTCGGTCTCCACGTTGCTGGCGCGTTTTGTGTTCTTGCACTGACGTTCGCGCTGTTCGCGATGAACTACCTCGGTGGCGGAGACGCGAAGCTGATGGCGGCCGGCGCTCTGTGGATGGGCAGCGCATATATTGTAGAGTACGTGGCATCCGTAACGATCTTCGGCGGCGTGCTTTGCTTGTTCCTTCTCGCTTATCGCCGAATGGTTCCCGCCGAAGCTCTGGGATTTCCTGGTTGGGCACTGCGCCTCAATAAAGAGGGCGGCCCGGTTCCCTATGGCATTGCGATCGCTGCTGCCGGTCTTCTTCTTTTCCCGCAGACCGATCTTTTCCTGACGTGGATGCGCTAG
- a CDS encoding TadE/TadG family type IV pilus assembly protein: MRIRSTLLLKARFRAFMSDKNGVAAVEFAYLAPLLMLITFGTYEMARGLFVHKRFQRATAMIGDLVAREKQIGSDATSANAALTGIMASGQHVMSPYSTTPFKAAISQLRASPTDAKKTKVEWSWSYQGMPTTGCGSDKSMPADNMVTKGNAVVVIETTYDYKPLLTNIIPGLVQSMTWRDTMTFAPRYGSVFYAQAAQNTKCPPGSG, translated from the coding sequence ATGCGCATCCGCTCAACTTTACTTCTTAAGGCACGCTTCCGCGCCTTCATGTCGGACAAGAACGGCGTCGCCGCGGTGGAGTTCGCCTATCTCGCACCGCTGCTGATGCTGATTACGTTCGGCACATATGAGATGGCGCGCGGCCTGTTTGTACACAAACGCTTCCAGCGCGCGACCGCTATGATCGGAGATCTGGTAGCCCGCGAAAAGCAGATCGGCTCAGATGCGACAAGCGCGAACGCTGCGCTAACCGGCATCATGGCCTCCGGCCAGCATGTCATGTCGCCCTACAGCACAACGCCGTTTAAAGCCGCGATTTCACAGTTGCGTGCGTCGCCAACGGACGCAAAAAAAACGAAGGTCGAATGGTCATGGTCTTACCAGGGCATGCCAACGACAGGGTGTGGTTCGGATAAATCTATGCCGGCCGACAATATGGTCACGAAGGGCAATGCCGTGGTCGTCATCGAGACGACCTATGACTACAAACCTCTACTGACCAACATTATACCGGGTCTGGTGCAGTCGATGACGTGGCGAGACACGATGACATTCGCTCCGCGCTACGGTTCCGTTTTCTATGCACAAGCTGCCCAAAACACGAAATGTCCGCCAGGCAGCGGCTGA
- a CDS encoding DUF1513 domain-containing protein, with translation MAIDRRSLLLSTIAFVGATAVGEQAFAAAATDNDVAYISAARRASGGYSVLLLKADGSIVREVPLSGRGHDIAFHRPSGRLAAIARRPGIFAVAFELHKATPPVIFTASKGRHFFGHGAFSQDGRLLYISENDIEAGLGCIGVYDVERGYRKIGEHPSYGTGPHEIMLLADGKTLAVGTGGLDTVPDANRVNLNVEEMQASVAFVDAETGALKVKHDMTGDLKSLSIRHLTQDASGVVWFGGQWEGSPSEAPQLVGSAGLDRAPQFITPPAGTTVELRGYIGSMAVNGDGSIIAASAPKAGQVLYVEAATARVISQSVLKDVCGIASDGKHGFAASSGFGVMRYETAEARVISEVELRNIAFDNHLRRLA, from the coding sequence ATGGCGATTGATCGTAGATCCTTGTTGCTCAGCACGATTGCGTTCGTCGGCGCGACGGCCGTTGGTGAACAGGCTTTCGCGGCGGCTGCAACCGATAATGATGTCGCTTACATTTCGGCGGCGCGGCGTGCATCGGGGGGCTATTCCGTTCTGCTTCTAAAGGCCGACGGTTCGATCGTGCGTGAAGTTCCGCTTTCGGGGCGTGGACATGACATTGCGTTTCATCGCCCGTCTGGGCGGCTTGCTGCGATTGCGCGGCGGCCCGGCATCTTTGCGGTGGCGTTCGAATTGCACAAGGCGACGCCGCCCGTCATCTTCACGGCAAGCAAGGGGCGGCACTTCTTCGGGCACGGCGCGTTCTCGCAGGATGGGCGGCTGCTTTACATTTCCGAGAACGATATCGAGGCGGGACTCGGCTGCATCGGCGTCTATGACGTGGAGCGCGGTTACCGCAAGATCGGGGAACATCCGAGCTATGGCACGGGCCCGCACGAGATCATGCTGCTGGCGGATGGCAAGACGCTTGCAGTTGGCACCGGGGGCCTCGACACCGTTCCAGATGCGAACCGCGTGAATTTGAACGTCGAAGAGATGCAGGCGTCGGTTGCGTTCGTCGATGCGGAGACGGGCGCGCTCAAGGTCAAGCACGATATGACCGGAGATTTGAAGTCTCTTTCGATCCGCCACCTTACGCAGGATGCAAGCGGCGTTGTCTGGTTCGGCGGGCAATGGGAGGGCTCACCGAGCGAAGCGCCCCAGCTCGTCGGTAGCGCTGGGCTCGACCGTGCTCCGCAGTTCATCACCCCGCCCGCGGGCACGACCGTCGAGCTTCGCGGTTACATCGGGTCGATGGCTGTCAACGGTGACGGCAGCATCATCGCGGCTAGCGCGCCAAAGGCCGGGCAGGTTCTCTACGTCGAGGCGGCGACGGCGCGGGTCATCTCGCAGAGCGTTCTCAAGGACGTTTGCGGGATTGCGTCCGACGGCAAGCACGGTTTCGCGGCGTCATCCGGGTTCGGTGTGATGCGGTATGAAACGGCCGAGGCGCGCGTCATTTCCGAGGTCGAGCTGCGCAACATCGCGTTTGATAACCATCTGCGGCGGCTGGCTTAA
- a CDS encoding Flp family type IVb pilin, which translates to MLLSKLRKFAAAEDGATSIEYALIAVIISICIVAAGKGIATSLNGTFGKVADGMAPTN; encoded by the coding sequence ATGCTCCTTTCGAAGCTTCGGAAGTTCGCTGCAGCAGAGGATGGCGCGACGTCCATCGAGTACGCGCTGATCGCAGTCATCATCAGTATATGCATCGTAGCGGCAGGCAAAGGCATTGCGACGTCGCTCAACGGCACCTTTGGAAAGGTTGCGGACGGTATGGCGCCGACCAACTAA
- the rimO gene encoding 30S ribosomal protein S12 methylthiotransferase RimO has product MTEPRVKSVSADSAKVRRLANASAPPKVGFVSLGCPKALVDSERIITKLRSQGYAIAPDYEGADVVVVNTCGFLDSAKKESLDAIGEAMTANGRVIVTGCFGVEEDRIRDAHPGVLAVTGPHQYEQVVGAVHAAVPPLHDPFMDLVPPEGLRLTPRHYAYLKISEGCNNRCSFCIIPSLRGDLASRPANHVMHEAERLVDAGVKELLVISQDTSAYGVDLKYAESQWKSAPLKARFLDLSRALGDLGVWVRMHYVYPYPHVDEVIPLMAEGKILPYLDIPFQHASPSVLKAMRRPASQEKTAERIRRWRDVCPDLAIRSTFIVGFPGETEEDFAFLLEWLRETGINRAGCFKYEAVEGATANALGDAVPEEVKDERWHRFMEAQKIVSAERLESRVGSTIDVIVDEVDETGAIARSKWDAPEIDGNVFLNGESDVKAGDIVRVKVVEAGEYDLWGERVSSDA; this is encoded by the coding sequence ATGACAGAGCCCAGGGTCAAATCAGTTTCCGCTGACAGCGCTAAAGTGCGCCGCCTCGCGAACGCGTCGGCGCCGCCGAAGGTCGGGTTCGTGTCGCTTGGCTGCCCGAAGGCGCTTGTCGATAGCGAACGGATCATCACCAAGCTGAGATCGCAGGGCTATGCGATCGCGCCAGATTATGAGGGCGCGGACGTTGTGGTGGTGAACACCTGCGGCTTCCTTGATTCCGCGAAGAAAGAAAGCCTGGACGCCATCGGCGAGGCGATGACGGCGAATGGGCGCGTGATCGTCACGGGTTGTTTCGGCGTCGAAGAGGATCGCATTCGCGACGCGCATCCGGGTGTGCTGGCGGTTACGGGGCCGCATCAGTATGAGCAGGTGGTTGGCGCTGTGCACGCTGCGGTGCCGCCGTTGCATGATCCATTCATGGATCTCGTTCCGCCGGAAGGGCTGCGTCTGACGCCGCGCCATTACGCGTATCTGAAGATTTCCGAGGGCTGCAACAACCGCTGTTCGTTCTGCATCATTCCCTCGCTGCGCGGCGATCTCGCGAGCCGTCCCGCCAATCATGTGATGCATGAGGCTGAGCGGCTGGTGGATGCGGGTGTGAAAGAACTTCTGGTTATCAGCCAGGACACGAGTGCCTACGGTGTCGATCTCAAGTACGCGGAAAGCCAATGGAAGAGCGCGCCGCTGAAGGCGCGGTTCCTTGATCTTTCACGGGCGTTGGGTGATCTCGGCGTGTGGGTGCGCATGCACTACGTCTATCCGTATCCGCACGTTGACGAGGTGATCCCGCTGATGGCGGAGGGCAAGATCCTTCCGTATCTCGACATTCCGTTCCAACACGCTTCGCCATCCGTTTTGAAGGCGATGCGGCGGCCAGCATCGCAGGAGAAGACGGCGGAGCGTATTCGCCGCTGGCGCGACGTTTGTCCTGATCTTGCGATCCGATCGACGTTCATCGTCGGTTTTCCGGGCGAGACGGAGGAAGATTTCGCGTTCCTGCTTGAGTGGCTGCGTGAGACGGGCATCAATCGCGCCGGTTGCTTCAAGTATGAAGCAGTCGAAGGTGCAACGGCGAATGCGCTGGGTGATGCTGTGCCGGAAGAAGTGAAGGACGAGCGCTGGCACCGCTTCATGGAAGCGCAGAAGATCGTGAGCGCGGAGCGGCTCGAAAGCCGGGTCGGATCGACGATCGACGTGATTGTCGATGAGGTTGACGAAACGGGCGCGATCGCACGTTCGAAGTGGGATGCGCCGGAGATCGATGGCAACGTCTTTCTCAATGGCGAGAGCGACGTAAAGGCTGGCGACATCGTGCGGGTGAAAGTCGTCGAAGCGGGCGAATACGATCTTTGGGGCGAGCGTGTCTCGTCCGATGCGTAA
- a CDS encoding Flp family type IVb pilin, whose translation MFSRFMNDESGATAIEYGLIAALIGVAIIAVLKQVSGSLNTTFTKVKTELDGASK comes from the coding sequence ATGTTTTCGCGTTTCATGAATGACGAGTCGGGCGCAACGGCTATCGAATATGGCCTCATCGCAGCTCTTATCGGCGTCGCTATCATCGCCGTCCTGAAGCAGGTCAGCGGCAGCCTCAACACGACCTTCACGAAGGTCAAGACCGAACTCGACGGCGCTTCCAAGTAA
- a CDS encoding pilus assembly protein N-terminal domain-containing protein, giving the protein MLRGATTKLKPMHRPARVVALGATLLALFAGDALAGDLIVRYDQSQLLRLPRPATEVIVGNPSIADVALQGGNMLVVTGKTFGITNIIALDAQHNVIQDQRVMVERDDRKIVNLHKGSTRFTYACTPNCEPTLTIGDDKDFFADVEAANSKKTRFSEGSSDSTSGNAQQ; this is encoded by the coding sequence ATGCTCCGTGGAGCGACGACTAAATTGAAGCCGATGCATCGGCCCGCCCGCGTTGTGGCACTTGGCGCAACTCTTCTGGCGTTATTCGCTGGTGACGCGCTCGCCGGTGATCTGATCGTCCGCTACGACCAATCGCAGCTTCTGCGCCTTCCCCGGCCAGCTACTGAAGTCATTGTCGGCAACCCGTCGATCGCCGATGTCGCTCTTCAAGGCGGCAATATGCTGGTCGTTACCGGCAAGACGTTCGGCATCACCAACATCATCGCCCTCGATGCTCAGCATAATGTCATCCAGGACCAACGGGTCATGGTGGAGCGTGACGACCGCAAGATCGTCAACCTTCACAAAGGCAGCACACGCTTTACATACGCGTGCACGCCGAATTGCGAACCGACTCTGACGATTGGTGACGACAAAGACTTCTTCGCCGACGTAGAAGCCGCCAATTCCAAGAAAACGCGCTTTTCGGAAGGCTCTTCTGACTCAACGAGCGGAAACGCACAGCAGTAG
- a CDS encoding TadE/TadG family type IV pilus assembly protein, whose translation MPNLFRRWRNDRSGSTAVEFAIVAAPFFMFVFALIGISYYYFVINSVEKGMDQSSRLIRTGQAVSDKMTVDQFKKKICDGAGDWIKCENLQVFVKHYANWAGLVSDAPQECLDSNQVIIQNTTPGNQLIAIESGNASDVVIVTACYLWKFTANFPFLKIGNMKNGSMMVQSATAFRSEPYPES comes from the coding sequence ATGCCAAATCTTTTTCGCCGCTGGCGGAACGATCGCTCGGGCAGCACCGCAGTAGAATTTGCGATCGTCGCAGCGCCGTTCTTCATGTTCGTCTTCGCGCTGATTGGCATTTCCTACTACTACTTCGTCATCAACTCAGTCGAAAAAGGGATGGATCAGTCGAGCAGGCTGATCCGCACGGGACAAGCCGTCTCCGATAAAATGACGGTCGACCAATTCAAGAAAAAAATCTGCGATGGCGCTGGCGATTGGATCAAGTGCGAGAACCTTCAAGTGTTCGTCAAACACTACGCCAACTGGGCCGGGTTAGTATCTGATGCGCCGCAGGAGTGCCTCGATAGCAATCAAGTCATTATTCAGAATACCACCCCGGGCAATCAGCTGATCGCGATCGAGTCCGGTAACGCGAGCGACGTCGTCATCGTCACCGCCTGCTACCTATGGAAATTCACCGCCAATTTTCCCTTCCTCAAAATTGGCAACATGAAGAACGGCTCGATGATGGTGCAGTCTGCCACCGCATTCCGTAGCGAACCCTATCCCGAATCTTGA